Proteins from one Ricinus communis isolate WT05 ecotype wild-type chromosome 9, ASM1957865v1, whole genome shotgun sequence genomic window:
- the LOC8262421 gene encoding nuclear transcription factor Y subunit B-1, with the protein MCIIYIYMYIYIRVSILGIEFYFIMDFDLHQTRLGRKGKTNFFLQQEMDDNVGASGSNEEGGTKGQDRLLPIANVGRIMKQILPPNAKISKEAKETMQECVSEFISFVTSEASEKCRKERRKTVNGDDVCWAMGALGFDDYAGPLRRYLQRYRELEGDRANQDKARNSNTEEREEPSSYRSK; encoded by the coding sequence ATGtgcatcatatatatatatatgtacatatatatacgAGTCTCCATACTTggtatagaattttattttataatggaTTTTGACCTCCATCAAACAAGGTTAGGCAGGAAAGGGAAGACTAACTTCTTCCTGCAACAAGAAATGGACGATAACGTTGGAGCTAGTGGTTCAAATGAAGAAGGTGGCACGAAGGGGCAAGATAGGTTGTTGCCAATAGCCAACGTAGGCCGGATCATGAAGCAAATTTTGCCGCCGAATGCGAAGATCTCCAAAGAAGCGAAAGAAACAATGCAAGAATGCGTGTCGGAGTTCATTAGCTTTGTTACGAGTGAAGCTTCGGAGAAGTGTAGAAAGGAAAGGCGAAAGACTGTGAATGGAGATGATGTTTGCTGGGCTATGGGAGCTTTAGGTTTTGATGATTATGCAGGACCCTTAAGAAGGTATTTGCAGAGATATAGAGAATTAGAAGGAGATAGAGCTAATCAAGATAAGGCAAGGAATAGTAATACTGAGGAAAGAGAGGAACCATCTTCGTATAGAAGTAAATAA
- the LOC8262420 gene encoding cullin-1 codes for MKLLKFYYMCVYFVPFLIAISYSNSLPLSMAASARDTKRFKEFEAGLKVIQDAVDKVNSIVEGTCTPSCSSCLSSEDYMLYYTVIYNLSVANPLGDYSKELYYKYKEIFEDHITSKVLPSLREKRDQDLLQELVNRWADYKIMTRWLSRFFHFLDRYFIPTKKLPSLQETSFTAFHNSVYGEMNSQIRDAVISMINGEREGEEVDHALVNNIVSIYVEMGIDSNKYYDQDFEAALLQDTATFYSEKASNWIQFKSYNDYLLMAEQCLKHEKEKVSFYLQATTQKKLLQVVEHELLNVHASELEEMKQLDHVVVVSL; via the exons ATGAAACTTCTCAAATTCTACTACATGTGCGTATATTTTGTGCCTTTTTTAATAGCAATCTCTTACTCAAATTCATTACCATTAAGCATGGCTGCCAGTGCTAGAGATACCAAGAGGTTTAAGGAGTTTGAAGCAGGATTGAAAGTGATACAAGATGCAGTTGATAAAGTCAATTCAATTGTTGAAGGAACTTGTACTCCATCTTGTAGTTCATGTCTGTCATCTGAAGATTACATGCTTTACTACAC AGTAATTTATAACCTCAGCGTCGCAAACCCATTGGGTGATTATTCTAAGGAGTTATATTACAAATACAAGGAGATATTTGAAGATCATATCACTTCTAAG GTGTTGCCTTCTTTAAGAGAGAAGAGAGATCAAGATTTGTTGCAAGAATTAGTGAATAGATGGGCAGATTATAAGATTATGACTCGATGGCTTTCGAGATTCTTCCATTTTCTTGATAGATACTTTATTCCCACTAAGAAACTTCCTTCGCTCCAAGAAACCAGCTTCACAGCTTTCCATAACTCG GTATATGGTGAGATGAATAGCCAAATAAGAGATGCTGTTATATCAATG ATAAACGGGGAACGTGAAGGAGAAGAAGTTGATCATGCCTTGGTGAACAATATTGTATCCATCTATGTAGAGATGGGAATagattcaaataaatattacgACCAGGACTTTGAAGCAGCTCTGCTTCAGGACACTGCTACATTTTATTCGGAAAAAGCCTCTAACTGGATTCAATTTAAGTCATACAATGATTACTTGCTTATG GCTGAGCAGTGCTTGAAGCATGAGAAGGAAAAGGTTTCCTTCTACCTGCAAGCCACAACCCAGAAGAAGTTGCTGCAG GTAGTTGAACACGAATTGCTCAATGTACATGCCAGTGAACTCGAAGAAATGAAGCAACTTGATCATGTTGTTGTAGTGAGCCTGTGA
- the LOC8262419 gene encoding cullin-1 gives MTMNERKTIDLEQGWEFMQKGITKLKNILEGLPEPQFSSEDYMMLYTTIYNMCTQKPPHDYSQQLYDKYRESFEEYITSTVLPSLREKHDEFMLRELVKRWANHKVMVRWLSRFFHYLDRYFIARRSLPPLNEVGLTCFRDLVYQELNAKVRDAVISLIDQEREGEQIDRALLKNVLDIFVEIGMGQMDYYENDFEVAMLKDTGSYYSRKASNWILEDSCPDYMLKAEECLKREKDRVSHYLHSSSEPKLLEKVQYELLSVFANQLLEKEHSGCHALLRDDKVEDLSRMFRLFSKIPRGLDPVSSIFKQHVTAEGTALVKLAEDAASNKKAEKRDVVGLQEQVFVRKVIELHDKYLAYVNDCFQNHTLFHKALKEAFEVFCNKGVAGSSSAELLATFCDNILKKGGSEKLSDEAIEETLEKVVKLLAYISDKDLFAEFYRKKLARRLLFDKSANDDHERSILTKLKQQCGGQFTSKMEGMVTDLTLARENQTSFEEYLSNNPNANPGIDLTVTVLTTGFWPSYKSFDLNLPAEMVKCVEVFREFYQTKTKHRKLTWIYSLGTCNLIGKFEPKTMELIVTTYQASALLLFNSSDRLSYSEIMTQLNLTDDDVVRLLHSLSCAKYKILNKEPNTKSISPTDYFEFNSKFTDKMRRIKIPLPPVDEKKKVIEDVDKDRRYAIDASIVRIMKSRKVLGHQQLVLECVEQLGRMFKPDFKAIKKRIEDLITRDYLERDKDNPNLFRYLA, from the exons ATGACGATGAATGAGCGGAAGACAATTGACCTAGAGCAAGGATGGGAATTTATGCAAAAGGGGATAACTAAGCTGAAGAACATCCTAGAAGGATTGCCTGAGCCACAGTTCAGCTCTGAGGACTACATGATGCTCTATAC aaccATTTACAACATGTGTACTCAGAAACCACCTCATGACTACTCCCAACAACTGTATGACAAGTACCGTGAGTCTTTCGAAGAATACATTACTTCAACG gtatTGCCATCTTTAAGAGAGAAGCATGATGAGTTTATGTTGAGAGAGCTTGTGAAAAGGTGGGCAAACCATAAAGTTATGGTAAGGTGGCTTTCTCGTTTCTTCCACTACCTCGACCGTTACTTTATTGCTCGGAGGTCACTTCCACCCCTGAATGAAGTTGGACTCACTTGCTTCCGTGATCTG GTCTACCAGGAATTAAATGCTAAAGTGAGGGATGCTGTAATATCTCTG ATTGACCAAGAGCGTGAAGGAGAGCAGATTGACCGAGCTTTACTAAAGAATGTTTTGGATATTTTTGTTGAGATTGGGATGGGGCAAATGGATTACTATGAGAATGACTTTGAAGTGGCCATGCTTAAAGATACAGGTTCTTATTATTCCCGTAAGGCATCAAACTGGATATTAGAAGATTCTTGTCCAGATTATATGTTAAAA GCTGAGGAGTGTTTAAAACGAGAGAAAGATAGGGTTTCACATTACTTACACTCAAGTAGTGAGCCAAAGTTGCTTGAG AAAGTTCAATACGAGCTGTTGTCTGTATTTGCAAACCAACTGCTTGAAAAAGAGCACTCTGGGTGCCATGCGCTGCTTAGGGATGACAAG GTGGAAGATTTATCACGAATGTTCAGGCTCTTTTCTAAAATTCCTCGAGGCTTAGATCCTGTTTCCAGCATATTTAAGCAG CACGTTACTGCCGAAGGTACAGCTTTGGTCAAACTAGCTGAAGATGCAGCAAGCAATAAGAAG gCAGAGAAAAGGGATGTTGTTGGTTTACAAGAACAG GTTTTTGTAAGGAAGGTTATTGAGCTGCATGACAAATACTTGGCATATGTGAATGATTGTTTCCAGAATCACACCCTTTTCCACAAG GCGCTGAAAGAAGCTTTTGAAGTCTTCTGCAATAAGGGAGTTGCTGGAAGTTCTAGTGCAGAACTATTAGCCACCTTTTGTGATAATATTCTTAAGAAAGGCGGGAGTGAGAAACTAAGTGATGAAGCCATTGAGGAAACACTTGAGAAG GTGGTAAAGCTGCTTGCTTATATTAGTGACAAGGACTTGTTCGCGGAATTTTATAG AAAAAAGCTTGCACGGCGTCTTCTATTCGATAAGAGTGCTAATGATGACCATGAGAGAAGCATTTTGACCAAGCTGAAGCAGCAATGTGGTGGCCAGTTCACCTCAAAGATGGAGGGGATG GTAACGGATTTGACATTAGCACGGGAAAACCAAACCAGTTTTGAAGAGTATCTAAGCAATAATCCGAATGCAAATCCGGGGATTGACTTGACAGTTACTGTTTTAACTACCGGGTTCTGGCCAAGTTACAAGTCCTTTGATTTGAATCTTCCAGCAGAGATG GTTAAGTGCGTTGAAGTTTTTAGGGAATTCtatcaaacaaaaacaaagcACAGAAAACTTACATGGATTTACTCATTGGGCACTTGTAACCTTATTGGGAAATTTGAACCCAAAACCATGGAGCTGATTGTGACAACCTATCAG GCTTCTGCATTGTTGCTTTTCAATTCTTCTGATAGATTGAGTTATTCGGAGATCATGACTCAATTAAATTTGACCGATGATGACGTTGTTAGATTGCTTCATTCTTTGTCATGTGCAAAGTATAAGATTCTAAACAAAGAGCCAAATACAAAATCTATATCTCCTACTGATTACTTTGAATTTAACTCCAAGTTCACTGACAAGATGAGGAGGATCAAG ATTCCTCTTCCTCCTGTGgatgagaagaagaaagtaaTTGAAGATGTTGACAAGGATAGGCGGTATGCTATTGATGCCTCAATTGTGCGCATCATGAAGAGCCGGAAAGTTTTAGGCCACCAGCAACTGGTTCTGGAATGTGTTGAGCAGTTGGGTCGCATGTTCAAG CCTGACTTCAAGGCAATTAAGAAACGGATTGAAGACCTGATTACAAGAGACTATCTGGAGAGGGACAAAGATAATCCTAATTTGTTCAGATACTTGGCTTAA